In Papilio machaon chromosome W, ilPapMach1.1, whole genome shotgun sequence, a single genomic region encodes these proteins:
- the LOC106717273 gene encoding LITAF domain-containing protein produces the protein MEKMGNPPPYGWGNGPRMQPPPAAPPSYSQAVGGVGPSSPYTPQYPATAGPPIVTTVVPVGSHPTHMICPSCQAEIDSETQTKPGIIAYISGAIIALGGCFCGCCLIPCCIDSCMDVHHRCPNCSAYLGRYRR, from the exons ATGGAGAAGATGGGTAATCCGCCGCCATATGGATGGGGAAATGGCCCGAGGATGCAGCCTCCGCCAGCCGCGCCGCCGAGTTACTCACAAGCTGTGGGTGGTGTGGGACCTTCAAGTCCTTACACACCGCAATATCCTGCAA cGGCGGGTCCACCAATCGTGACTACTGTTGTGCCGGTGGGATCGCATCCAACCCACATGATCTGCCCCAGTTGCCAGGCCGAGATTGACTCGGAGACTCAGACGAAGCCCGGCATCATTGCATACATCTCTGGGGCCATCATCGCTCTTGGCGG TTGTTTCTGCGGCTGTTGCTTGATTCCGTGCTGTATTGACAGCTGTATGGATGTACATCATCGCTGCCCCAACTGCAGCGCCTACCTCGGCCGCTATCGTCGATAA